A genome region from Amblyraja radiata isolate CabotCenter1 chromosome 4, sAmbRad1.1.pri, whole genome shotgun sequence includes the following:
- the klhl38 gene encoding kelch-like protein 38: MNNPAVPHDSFQFKEMDLSHQLLRQLNSLRHEGTLTDVVLCAGNKEVPCHRNVLASSSPYFRAMFCHNFKERFLKQVQLLGIDGDILTLLVDYVYTGEMTINTANVFPLMDAAAIYQYPRVLEACSVYLQSQLTADNCLGMVRLAQVYDCKSLQCGAKEVALEHFLEVASSDELKELSCTEMAGYLGDDELRAEEEQVFEALATWISHDPEARQRHAHKLLEKVRLQYVHPTYLFHFIANNPFVQASSMCRGILESALRLLFSLSPTNGPNVQPLWHVPRRRSSQEFLVTIGGRKSNHQTTREVFLYNYTKQQWLALSKLPAHLYKASSVCLHRNVYLLGGLISDNKKSIASARVYSFSLKMNRWRSERDMPLACYSHQTLAHMNCIFSLGGIGPSQEILDTMHRYDSVFGIWEKMAPMPVAVLHPATAAVNQRLYVVGGEDVVQNTARLIQVYNISRNMWFRMETRMVKNICGPAAVVGDKIIIIGGYTRRTIAFDTKSSQFIKCADMKERKMHHGATVVNNKVYVTGGRHITSDHIIEDSDAFDCYDPETDSWTSKGSLPHKLFDHGCLTLQSIPYKSCTM, from the exons ATGAATAACCCTGCAGTTCCTCATGACTCATTTCAGTTCAAAGAAATGGACCTGTCTCACCAACTATTAAGGCAGCTTAATAGTCTACGGCATGAAGGGACTTTAACCGATGTTGTACTCTGTGCTGGGAACAAAGAGGTGCCTTGTCACCGAAACGTATTGGCATCAAGTAGTCCCTATTTCAGGGCTATGTTTTGTCACAACTTCAAAGAAAGATTCCTGAAACAGGTGCAGTTGTTGGGGATCGATGGGGACATTCTGACTCTACTTGTGGATTATGTGTATACAGGTGAAATGACTATAAACACGGCAAATGTTTTCCCCTTGATGGATGCTGCTGCAATTTACCAGTACCCCAGGGTGCTTGAGGCTTGTTCAGTGTACTTGCAAAGTCAGTTAACTGCTGACAACTGCCTGGGCATGGTAAGGCTGGCGCAAGTGTACGACTGCAAAAGTCTGCAGTGTGGGGCCAAAGAGGTGGCATTGGAGCACTTCCTGGAGGTGGCATCCTCTGACGAACTGAAGGAGCTCTCCTGCACCGAGATGGCGGGCTACCTCGGAGACGATGAACTCCGCGCCGAAGAAGAGCAGGTATTCGAGGCCCTGGCCACCTGGATCAGCCACGACCCAGAGGCCAGGCAGCGGCACGCGCACAAGCTCCTGGAGAAGGTGCGACTCCAGTACGTGCACCCCACCTACCTCTTCCACTTCATCGCCAACAACCCCTTCGTCCAAGCCTCATCCATGTGCAGAGGTATCCTGGAATCGGCGCTGAGGTTGCTATTTTCCTTGAGCCCCACAAACGGCCCTAACGTCCAGCCCCTGTGGCACGTACCACGCAGGCGTTCTTCCCAGGAGTTCCTCGTCACCATTGGCGGTAGGAAGAGCAACCATCAGACCACAAGGGAGGTGTTCTTGTATAATTACACAAAACAGCAATGGCTAGCCCTCTCGAAGCTTCCCGCACATCTTTACAAAGCTTCATCTGTATGTCTACACAGGAATGTGTACCTCCTCgggggactgatcagtgacaacaagAAGAGCATTGCGAGTGCCAGAgtttatagcttctccttgaaaaTGAATCGCTGGCGGTCAGAGAGAGACATGCCCCTCGCCTGCTATTCCCATCAGACTCTGGcgcacatgaattgtattttctcTCTGGGAGGAATTGGGCCCAGTCAGGAGATACTGGACACCATGCACAGGTATGACAGTGTGTTTGGTATCTGGGAGAAGATGGCTCCcatgcctgttgccgtgctgcacCCGGCCACCGCTGCCGTCAACCAGCGCCTCTATGTTGTTGGCGGGGAGGACGTGGTCCAGAATACCGCTCGCTTGATACAG GTTTACAACATATCGCGGAACATGTGGTTCAGAATGGAGACAAGAATGGTTAAAAACATCTGTGGCCCCGCAGCTGTGGTTGGGGAcaagattattattattggag GATACACAAGGAGAACTATTGCCTTTGACACAAAGAGCAGCCAGTTTATAAAATGTGCCGATATGAAAGAGAGGAAGATGCACCATGGGGCCACAGTTGTAAACAATAAAGTTTACGTTACTGGAGGCCGACATATCACTTCTGACCACATCATTGAAGACAGTGATGCCTTTGACTGCTATGACCCAGAGACAGATAGCTGGACATCTAAAGGAAGCCTCCCACACAAACTCTTTGACCATGGGTGTCTAACGCTACAAAGCATTCCTTACAAATCCTGCACAATGTAA